A part of Phalacrocorax aristotelis chromosome 29, bGulAri2.1, whole genome shotgun sequence genomic DNA contains:
- the LOC142048934 gene encoding E3 ubiquitin-protein ligase TRIM7-like isoform X4, with protein sequence MKMEEEKNLLKSMLGRLKAELDFWEARSHKVRLTVNPDCRVVELQVPGVPAVEGQASEPAGPSAPSAVPVLVGKEGFAAGKHYWEVEVGQQQGWVLGVVREKGRQEEEGTLPGQDYWALHRSQGEIFSSEGDRRIEKLQMSNSMIGVLLDLEEGQVNFYEAERMRVMVRMPLRLGKEPAERFYPFLSKSLLSTQS encoded by the exons AGAAAAACCTACTGAAGTCGATGTTAG gTCGactgaaagcagagctgg ATTTCTGGGAAGCCCGGAGCCACAAAG TTCGCCTTACTGTGAATCCTGACTGCCGAGTTGTGGAGCTCCAGGTGCCAGGGGTTCCAGCCGTGGAGGGCCAGGCGTCTGAACCTGCTGGCCCCAGCGCTCCCTCCGCAGTGCCTGTcctggtggggaaggaaggctTTGCAGCTGGGAAACACTACTGGGAGGTGGAGGtgggccagcagcagggctgggtgctgggggtggtgagggagaaaggcaggcaggaggaggaagggaccCTGCCTGGGCAGGACTACTGGGCTCTGCACAGGTCCCAGGGGGAGATTTTCTCTAGCGAAGGAGACCGCAGGATTGAGAAGCTGCAGATGAGTAATTCCATGATCGGTGTGCTTCTGGACTTGGAGGAAGGGCAAGTGAACTTTTATGAAGCCGAGCGGATGCGTGTCATGGTGAGAATGCCTCTAAGGCTCGGAAAGGAACCTGCAGAAAGGTTTTACCCATTTCTCTCCAAAAGCCTCTTATCCACCCAGTCTTAA
- the LOC142048934 gene encoding E3 ubiquitin-protein ligase TRIM7-like isoform X3, with protein MKMEEEKNLLKSMLEEEKTKNRAAKSKLKKRFGRLKAELDFWEARSHKVRLTVNPDCRVVELQVPGVPAVEGQASEPAGPSAPSAVPVLVGKEGFAAGKHYWEVEVGQQQGWVLGVVREKGRQEEEGTLPGQDYWALHRSQGEIFSSEGDRRIEKLQMSNSMIGVLLDLEEGQVNFYEAERMRVMVRMPLRLGKEPAERFYPFLSKSLLSTQS; from the exons AGAAAAACCTACTGAAGTCGATGTTAG aggaagagaaaaccaaaaatcGAGCAG CAAAGTCCAAACTCAAAAAACGCTTTG gTCGactgaaagcagagctgg ATTTCTGGGAAGCCCGGAGCCACAAAG TTCGCCTTACTGTGAATCCTGACTGCCGAGTTGTGGAGCTCCAGGTGCCAGGGGTTCCAGCCGTGGAGGGCCAGGCGTCTGAACCTGCTGGCCCCAGCGCTCCCTCCGCAGTGCCTGTcctggtggggaaggaaggctTTGCAGCTGGGAAACACTACTGGGAGGTGGAGGtgggccagcagcagggctgggtgctgggggtggtgagggagaaaggcaggcaggaggaggaagggaccCTGCCTGGGCAGGACTACTGGGCTCTGCACAGGTCCCAGGGGGAGATTTTCTCTAGCGAAGGAGACCGCAGGATTGAGAAGCTGCAGATGAGTAATTCCATGATCGGTGTGCTTCTGGACTTGGAGGAAGGGCAAGTGAACTTTTATGAAGCCGAGCGGATGCGTGTCATGGTGAGAATGCCTCTAAGGCTCGGAAAGGAACCTGCAGAAAGGTTTTACCCATTTCTCTCCAAAAGCCTCTTATCCACCCAGTCTTAA